From a region of the Candidatus Brocadia sp. genome:
- the tdh gene encoding L-threonine 3-dehydrogenase: protein MKAIVKRKRAKGMEFSEVPTPKLGLRDVLIKVRIASICGTDVHIYDWTRWAQHRFTPPRIIGHEFVGDVTRVGEEVTQIKVGDRVSAESHLTCGHCYQCSNGNSEVCRNFKLLGVDHDGAFAEYLVLPEHVLWKNDSNIPDEWATIQEPFGNAVDTVLAEDVAAKTVLILGAGPIGLFATGIARACGASLVMVSDPNNYRLAISKQMGAHIAVNPRRQDVVQLAFDATQNNGVDVVLEFSGNNQALNQGLKVITPGGRISILGIYERRVNIDLNKDVIFKKIRIYGITGRKVFSTWYKTSRFLSSGLVDPGPVITHHFPLKDYEKGMKLMKDGKCGKVILNV from the coding sequence ATGAAGGCCATTGTTAAAAGAAAACGGGCAAAGGGCATGGAGTTCTCCGAAGTACCCACCCCGAAGCTCGGGCTACGGGATGTGCTCATTAAGGTCAGGATCGCCTCGATCTGCGGCACGGACGTGCATATCTATGACTGGACGCGCTGGGCTCAGCACCGTTTCACACCGCCACGTATTATCGGTCACGAATTTGTGGGGGATGTTACCAGGGTTGGCGAGGAAGTAACACAGATAAAGGTCGGCGACCGGGTGTCTGCCGAAAGCCACCTTACCTGTGGGCACTGTTACCAGTGTAGTAACGGCAATTCAGAAGTCTGCAGGAATTTCAAATTGCTGGGGGTTGACCATGACGGCGCCTTTGCTGAATACCTTGTATTACCCGAACACGTCCTGTGGAAAAACGACTCAAATATCCCGGATGAGTGGGCAACGATTCAGGAGCCCTTCGGCAATGCCGTTGATACGGTACTTGCTGAAGACGTTGCAGCAAAAACGGTCTTAATCCTTGGCGCAGGCCCGATTGGGCTCTTCGCCACCGGCATTGCCAGGGCCTGCGGCGCATCACTGGTTATGGTCTCCGATCCTAACAATTACCGGCTGGCTATCAGCAAACAGATGGGGGCGCACATAGCCGTTAATCCCAGGAGGCAGGATGTTGTCCAACTTGCCTTTGATGCAACACAAAATAATGGCGTGGACGTTGTCCTGGAATTTTCCGGTAATAATCAGGCCCTGAATCAGGGACTAAAGGTTATTACCCCCGGTGGCAGGATTTCCATTCTGGGTATTTATGAAAGGCGTGTAAATATCGACCTGAATAAAGATGTCATCTTCAAAAAAATCCGTATATATGGAATAACGGGACGAAAGGTATTTTCCACCTGGTACAAGACCTCGCGTTTCCTGTCTTCGGGGCTTGTCGACCCAGGCCCTGTTATTACCCACCATTTTCCCTTAAAGGACTATGAAAAGGGTATGAAACTCATGAAGGACGGGAAGTGCGGGAAGGTTATTTTAAATGTTTAG
- a CDS encoding toll/interleukin-1 receptor domain-containing protein: MAYIPGFEHDIFISYAHVDNCAIQGKSCWVNQFHEELEIALAKCIGRMGLVKIWRDMRLEGNQLLDNTIQSAIDKSALFLALTSHGYFHPDSYCPKELQLFHTKAQAEKYGLQMGDRSRIYNVLLSNIPYDKWPKEFSGMSGYPFHDAEKTDAVGMPTDPADKRFHDQLRKLVDSLHTMLQAFKTKAEGTATRKPGKETVSLKDIPCVFVSDVSDSLRSVRSRVVNDLQRKGIKIVSNIPPPYEARAHEERVSVVLKESVLSVHLLDGYSGREIEGEPDISYPRKQVELALNATAAQLIWASKDLDLETIEDECQKEFLTKLESDDRTRAAYDFIRGIPADLVPQIIEKIERLQTAAKANGAPHAVLLDTHVKDQRYALDLSKFLLENNIQPYINPQEDDPGKNMDALEARLKEVSMLMILFGSVNENWVRQRLSAALQLSFTKKFPIKYFCVFAIPPEKRDLNFNLGQAIRVHLIDNSKSASIESGALAPVLHLMQKGGAA, translated from the coding sequence ATGGCCTACATCCCCGGTTTTGAACACGACATCTTTATCAGCTACGCACATGTCGACAATTGCGCTATACAAGGCAAGTCATGCTGGGTCAATCAGTTTCATGAAGAACTGGAAATTGCCCTCGCAAAATGCATCGGCCGGATGGGACTGGTAAAAATCTGGCGAGATATGAGGCTTGAAGGCAATCAATTGTTGGACAACACAATTCAGTCCGCTATTGATAAATCTGCACTGTTCCTGGCGCTTACTTCCCATGGCTACTTTCACCCTGATAGTTATTGTCCAAAGGAGTTACAGTTGTTTCACACAAAAGCACAGGCAGAAAAATATGGATTACAGATGGGTGATCGCTCGCGGATATACAACGTATTATTGAGCAACATTCCCTATGACAAATGGCCAAAGGAATTCAGCGGTATGAGTGGATATCCCTTCCATGACGCAGAGAAAACCGACGCTGTCGGAATGCCAACCGATCCGGCCGACAAAAGGTTTCACGATCAACTCAGAAAACTGGTTGATTCCCTCCATACGATGCTTCAGGCCTTTAAAACAAAGGCAGAGGGTACGGCAACCCGGAAACCAGGAAAAGAAACCGTATCGTTAAAAGACATCCCGTGTGTCTTTGTTTCTGATGTCAGCGATTCCCTGCGTTCCGTGCGATCCCGCGTAGTCAATGATTTGCAGCGCAAGGGGATAAAAATAGTGAGCAATATACCCCCTCCGTATGAAGCCCGGGCACATGAAGAAAGGGTCAGCGTCGTACTCAAGGAATCGGTTCTCAGTGTTCATCTGTTAGACGGCTACTCCGGAAGAGAAATTGAAGGTGAGCCTGACATTTCTTATCCACGAAAACAAGTGGAACTCGCATTGAACGCCACTGCCGCACAACTCATCTGGGCGTCAAAGGATCTCGATCTGGAAACGATTGAAGATGAATGCCAGAAGGAGTTTCTAACCAAACTCGAAAGTGACGACCGGACTCGTGCCGCTTATGATTTCATACGCGGGATACCTGCTGATTTGGTGCCGCAAATTATCGAAAAGATAGAGCGGTTGCAAACAGCAGCCAAAGCGAATGGCGCGCCTCACGCCGTGCTTCTGGATACCCATGTAAAAGACCAGAGATATGCCCTGGATTTAAGCAAATTTCTTTTGGAGAATAACATCCAGCCTTACATAAACCCCCAGGAAGACGATCCAGGCAAGAATATGGATGCCCTTGAAGCCAGGCTCAAAGAGGTGTCTATGCTCATGATACTGTTTGGCAGCGTGAATGAAAATTGGGTGCGTCAGCGGCTTAGCGCCGCTCTGCAACTCAGCTTTACAAAAAAATTCCCGATAAAATATTTCTGCGTCTTTGCCATTCCACCTGAGAAAAGAGACCTTAATTTCAACCTTGGCCAAGCCATACGGGTACATCTCATTGACAACAGTAAAAGCGCCTCGATTGAATCCGGAGCGCTTGCCCCGGTATTGCACCTGATGCAGAAAGGCGGTGCCGCATGA
- a CDS encoding IS630 family transposase — protein sequence MLLKKYQEESITAIQKSIGLSRETIYKYIEKALALGPEEALRDKYHRPKEPTITENAKMWVVNIACTKPKDHGYAAELWTQSLLAKHTRKYAPQEGYACLSKASKATIHRILKEHPVQPHKIRYYLEKRDPEFKRKMEDVLMVYQEVNLQNKQDASEKISGNRTITVSVDEKPGVQAIKNIAPDLKPIAGKCPQVLRDYEYKRLGTVSILAALDLHTGHVIAQVHERHRSKEFIELLKELDAFYPSAYTIRIVLDNHSAHISKETLRYLSSRPNRFVYVHTPKHGSWLNLVETLFGKMARTFLKHIRVDSVVELRNRILKGISEINEAPVIHRWKKFDLLT from the coding sequence GTGCTTCTTAAGAAGTATCAAGAAGAATCTATAACAGCAATTCAAAAATCGATAGGGCTAAGCAGGGAAACCATTTATAAATACATTGAAAAGGCATTGGCGTTAGGCCCGGAAGAAGCGCTAAGAGATAAATATCATCGGCCCAAAGAGCCCACAATTACCGAGAATGCAAAGATGTGGGTTGTAAATATTGCATGCACAAAACCCAAAGACCATGGATATGCAGCAGAACTGTGGACGCAAAGCCTTTTAGCAAAACACACAAGAAAATATGCCCCCCAGGAGGGATATGCGTGTCTTTCAAAGGCCTCAAAAGCCACGATTCATAGAATATTAAAAGAACATCCCGTACAACCACATAAGATACGCTATTATTTAGAGAAACGGGATCCAGAATTTAAGCGTAAAATGGAAGACGTCCTTATGGTTTACCAAGAGGTTAACCTGCAAAACAAACAAGATGCTTCAGAAAAAATTTCTGGCAATCGAACGATTACCGTTTCCGTAGATGAAAAGCCCGGTGTTCAGGCAATAAAAAATATTGCACCAGACTTAAAACCTATAGCAGGTAAATGTCCTCAGGTTCTCCGAGATTATGAATATAAACGCTTGGGAACCGTGAGCATATTAGCCGCTTTAGATTTGCATACAGGGCATGTAATAGCCCAGGTTCATGAACGTCACAGAAGCAAAGAATTTATCGAGCTTTTAAAAGAACTGGATGCCTTTTATCCATCAGCATATACGATACGAATTGTTTTAGACAATCATTCTGCGCATATTTCAAAAGAGACCTTGCGATATCTATCAAGCCGGCCAAATAGATTCGTTTATGTTCATACTCCAAAGCACGGCTCCTGGCTTAATCTGGTGGAAACACTATTTGGTAAAATGGCCCGAACCTTCTTAAAGCACATTAGGGTTGATTCTGTTGTCGAATTGCGAAATAGAATATTAAAAGGAATATCTGAAATTAATGAAGCCCCCGTTATTCATCGCTGGAAAAAATTCGATCTACTAACATAG
- a CDS encoding IS66 family transposase yields the protein MTIENIDIDATLRKVEKLLSEEKGLSPAIRSMIELLVLVITLLVGRLNRNSRNSSKPPASDPNRTRKSRAKGERKAGGQEGHDGVTLKKVANPDKVEVIKVDRRKYPSGKYRLIGYESRQVFDMKISRVVTEYRAEIVEDAEGSRFVASFPEGVTKAVQYGPDLKAHAVYMSQYQLIPNKRIQEYFEEQMGIPLSEGSLYNFNKDAYESLEAFERKTKEELVKSEVLQADETSINKNGDRYWLHSASNSLWTHFFPHERRGTEAMDSIGILPQFRGILCHDHLKAYYTYTRCTHALCNAHHLRELEGVWEEDKKQPWAKEMKALLEEINRAVKDAGGLLENGESEKYRQRYRGILQNAEAESPPPDETNRKGERGRVKRTKARNLLERLREYEGDVLRFMDNKNVPFTNNLAENDIRMTKVQQKISGCFRSLDGAKIFCLIRSYLSTCRKQGVNLSQALRMVFRGKLPDFASS from the coding sequence TTGACGATAGAGAATATAGATATAGATGCAACGCTGCGGAAAGTAGAAAAGCTGCTTTCAGAGGAAAAAGGTCTGTCACCTGCCATAAGGTCAATGATAGAGTTGTTGGTGTTAGTGATAACGCTGCTGGTAGGACGTCTGAACCGGAACAGTCGCAACAGTAGTAAGCCGCCCGCAAGCGATCCGAATCGCACGAGAAAGAGCAGGGCGAAAGGAGAGAGGAAGGCAGGTGGGCAAGAGGGTCATGATGGAGTAACGCTGAAAAAGGTAGCCAATCCTGATAAGGTGGAAGTAATAAAAGTAGACCGGAGGAAGTATCCGAGCGGCAAATACAGGTTGATCGGTTATGAGTCGCGTCAGGTGTTTGATATGAAGATTTCAAGGGTGGTAACGGAGTATCGGGCAGAGATAGTTGAGGATGCGGAGGGAAGTAGGTTTGTAGCGTCATTTCCGGAAGGGGTGACAAAGGCAGTGCAGTATGGGCCGGATTTGAAAGCGCACGCAGTATATATGTCACAGTATCAATTGATACCCAATAAGAGGATCCAGGAGTATTTTGAGGAGCAGATGGGGATACCGCTGAGCGAAGGCTCTCTTTACAACTTTAACAAGGATGCCTACGAATCTCTGGAAGCCTTCGAGAGGAAAACCAAGGAAGAACTTGTCAAATCAGAGGTATTGCAGGCAGATGAAACGAGCATCAACAAGAACGGAGACAGGTATTGGCTGCATAGTGCATCCAATAGTTTGTGGACACACTTTTTCCCTCACGAAAGACGTGGGACGGAAGCGATGGATAGTATCGGGATACTGCCCCAGTTTCGGGGGATTCTTTGTCACGACCATTTGAAGGCGTATTACACCTACACCCGCTGTACACATGCGCTCTGTAATGCACACCACCTGAGGGAATTGGAAGGGGTGTGGGAAGAGGATAAGAAGCAACCGTGGGCGAAAGAGATGAAAGCCCTGCTCGAAGAGATAAACCGTGCGGTAAAGGATGCGGGGGGTTTGTTGGAAAACGGCGAGTCTGAGAAATACCGGCAAAGGTACCGGGGGATATTACAAAACGCAGAAGCTGAAAGCCCGCCCCCTGATGAAACGAACCGTAAGGGGGAAAGAGGGCGGGTAAAAAGGACAAAAGCACGGAATCTCCTGGAACGATTACGGGAGTATGAGGGTGATGTGCTCAGATTTATGGACAATAAAAACGTCCCCTTCACGAATAACCTGGCCGAAAACGATATCAGGATGACGAAGGTTCAGCAGAAGATATCGGGCTGTTTTCGTTCTCTGGACGGAGCGAAGATCTTCTGCCTCATCCGTAGTTATCTCTCGACTTGTCGAAAACAAGGGGTAAATTTAAGTCAGGCATTACGGATGGTATTTCGCGGCAAATTGCCTGATTTTGCCAGCTCGTAA